A genomic segment from Nocardiopsis sp. Huas11 encodes:
- a CDS encoding ADP-ribosylation/crystallin J1, whose translation MTEPLTLWRPTGPAELALVRDSGWRAWPPRLPEQPIFYPVLNEDYAARIAREWNLPRDGEGHVTRFRVDADFARRYPVRQVGGRTILELWVPAEELAEFNAHLRGPITLVRSFLPDHPEGIVPG comes from the coding sequence ATGACCGAGCCGCTGACCCTGTGGCGTCCCACCGGACCCGCGGAATTGGCCCTGGTACGCGATTCCGGCTGGCGTGCGTGGCCGCCGCGGCTGCCCGAACAGCCGATCTTCTATCCGGTGCTGAACGAGGACTACGCGGCGCGGATCGCGCGCGAGTGGAACCTGCCACGTGACGGCGAGGGCCACGTCACACGCTTTCGCGTCGACGCGGACTTCGCCCGGCGGTATCCGGTGCGGCAGGTGGGCGGGCGCACGATCCTGGAGCTGTGGGTGCCCGCGGAGGAGTTGGCCGAGTTCAACGCCCACCTGCGCGGGCCCATCACACTGGTGCGCTCGTTCCTGCCCGATCACCCCGAGGGGATCGTGCCCGGCTGA